From a region of the Acinetobacter calcoaceticus genome:
- a CDS encoding NfeD family protein produces the protein MEFVVQPWHWFVLGILLILSELILPAFAALWFGIAAIMVCVLYWLFPDISLTTQIVLWIILSVLCTILWFKFIKPLSIDKTKAGLPREATIGQIGMVIQTNLAHDQIIVRFPMPLLGADEWNCRSITPVKVGDRVRVIDISGNDLIVQAHSTS, from the coding sequence ATGGAGTTTGTTGTACAACCTTGGCATTGGTTTGTATTGGGTATCTTACTTATTCTTTCTGAACTGATCCTCCCTGCCTTTGCTGCACTCTGGTTTGGTATTGCCGCCATTATGGTGTGCGTTCTCTATTGGTTATTTCCAGATATTAGCCTCACAACACAAATTGTATTGTGGATAATACTATCAGTGCTATGCACCATTCTTTGGTTCAAATTTATTAAACCCTTATCCATTGATAAAACCAAAGCGGGATTACCCCGTGAAGCGACCATTGGTCAAATTGGAATGGTGATTCAAACTAACTTGGCTCATGACCAGATTATTGTTCGTTTTCCCATGCCTCTTTTAGGGGCGGATGAGTGGAACTGCCGAAGTATCACTCCTGTTAAAGTGGGTGATCGGGTTCGAGTTATTGACATTTCGGGCAATGACTTAATTGTTCAGGCCCACAGTACTTCATAA
- a CDS encoding phosphoethanolamine transferase, producing MLNFFSKLRNKQISLFMFNLILAIWLGAILNIGFFHSINLLTPYFGVKAILFLAATVIILVTAYYAVLQILNWKWTAKFIAIILVIVGGFSAYFVNTLGIVISPDQIQNMVQTDAAEISDLISLRFGCWIVFLVVLPIIFISQVKLKKEKASHLLIKKVGSIVASFAIVCILLFTYYIDFASIFREHRDLKGMVSPQNSISSLMSYYHKMAPKKNLPLIHYGEDAHQVQQVQNNLPKLMVLVVGETARAESFALNGYAKNTNPELSKQDVLNFSQVSSCGTATAVSVPCMFSGMPRVGYDEQLASHREGLLDIAKRAGYQVTWIDNNSGCKGTCDRVEQYQIPEKLKQKWCKDGECYDDILIDSLKQYLATIPKEDMRPRLIVLHQVGSHGPAYYKRAPATYQPFKPTCDTNAIQGCSRTELLNSYDDTIVYTDHVLSQMINTLKEVSNYQTGLWYLSDHGESTGEHGLYLHGSPYAIAPSQQTHVPMMMWFSDSWKRHNLTQVSCLGQQTKQALSQDNLFPSLLSLLDVKTQVINPQLDMLHSCAHVN from the coding sequence ATGCTTAATTTTTTTTCTAAATTAAGGAATAAACAGATTTCACTGTTTATGTTTAATCTAATTTTAGCTATTTGGTTAGGAGCCATTCTCAATATTGGTTTCTTCCATAGCATTAATCTTTTAACTCCATATTTTGGAGTAAAGGCTATTCTGTTCTTGGCTGCTACAGTCATTATTCTTGTCACTGCTTATTATGCTGTTTTACAAATTTTAAATTGGAAATGGACTGCTAAATTTATTGCCATTATTTTGGTGATTGTTGGGGGATTTAGCGCATATTTTGTAAATACACTCGGAATAGTGATTTCACCAGATCAAATTCAAAATATGGTACAGACCGATGCAGCTGAGATTTCTGACTTAATCTCATTGCGTTTTGGGTGTTGGATAGTTTTTTTAGTAGTTTTACCTATCATTTTCATTTCTCAAGTAAAGCTTAAAAAAGAAAAAGCATCTCATTTATTGATTAAAAAAGTCGGTTCAATTGTTGCTTCTTTTGCGATTGTCTGTATTTTGCTTTTTACATACTATATTGATTTTGCATCTATCTTTCGTGAACATCGTGATTTAAAAGGAATGGTTTCACCACAAAATAGTATTTCATCTTTAATGTCTTACTATCACAAGATGGCACCTAAGAAGAACTTACCATTAATCCATTATGGTGAAGATGCTCATCAAGTTCAGCAAGTACAAAATAACTTACCTAAATTGATGGTACTCGTTGTGGGTGAGACAGCCCGCGCTGAAAGTTTTGCATTAAATGGCTATGCCAAAAATACAAATCCAGAGCTTTCTAAACAAGATGTTTTAAATTTTTCTCAGGTAAGTTCTTGTGGTACGGCCACAGCTGTATCTGTGCCATGTATGTTCTCTGGCATGCCACGTGTTGGCTATGATGAGCAGTTAGCAAGTCATCGTGAAGGTTTATTAGACATCGCAAAGCGTGCAGGTTATCAAGTGACTTGGATTGATAATAATTCTGGTTGTAAAGGAACTTGTGATCGTGTCGAGCAGTACCAAATACCAGAAAAGTTAAAGCAAAAATGGTGTAAAGATGGCGAATGCTATGATGATATTTTAATTGATAGCTTAAAACAGTATTTGGCTACGATTCCCAAAGAAGACATGCGCCCACGTCTGATTGTTTTACACCAAGTTGGAAGCCATGGTCCAGCTTATTACAAGCGTGCACCAGCTACATATCAACCATTTAAACCGACTTGTGATACTAATGCCATACAGGGTTGTTCTCGAACAGAATTACTCAATAGTTATGATGACACGATTGTGTATACAGACCATGTTTTAAGTCAGATGATTAATACTTTAAAAGAAGTATCGAATTATCAAACTGGTTTATGGTATTTGTCTGATCACGGCGAATCTACAGGTGAACATGGTTTATATTTACATGGTTCACCTTATGCAATCGCACCAAGCCAACAGACACATGTACCAATGATGATGTGGTTCTCTGATAGTTGGAAAAGACATAATCTTACTCAAGTGAGTTGTTTAGGCCAACAGACTAAACAAGCCCTAAGTCAGGATAATTTATTCCCAAGCTTATTAAGTTTGCTAGATGTAAAAACTCAAGTCATCAACCCCCAACTGGATATGTTGCACTCTTGTGCCCATGTAAATTAA
- a CDS encoding lysophospholipid acyltransferase family protein, which translates to MDQHFPNLPHLVPQRGTALSRALFKKLFLAQGWTIEGEIPNYPKAVAIISPHTSNIDGWYGFLAIFGLGIQITVLGKDALFKPPFKRALDWAGVIPVKRDTANGLTEQVVTTIQKYDKIWIGMAPEGTRKKAKKMKSGFYHIAAKANIPIVMFSFDYDHKTIHCLGHLDPSGNYDEDLQKIFDRYEGKISPKNRNWLAEPLQNLVKKT; encoded by the coding sequence ATGGATCAACATTTCCCTAATCTACCTCATTTGGTTCCCCAGCGTGGTACTGCTTTAAGCCGAGCACTATTTAAAAAACTATTTTTAGCGCAAGGTTGGACAATTGAAGGTGAAATTCCTAATTATCCAAAAGCTGTTGCCATTATTTCACCCCATACGTCTAATATTGATGGGTGGTATGGTTTTCTTGCTATTTTCGGGTTGGGTATTCAAATTACTGTTTTAGGTAAAGATGCTCTTTTTAAACCACCTTTTAAGCGAGCTTTAGATTGGGCCGGAGTCATTCCCGTTAAACGTGACACAGCAAATGGTCTTACTGAGCAAGTTGTTACCACTATTCAAAAATATGACAAAATCTGGATTGGGATGGCCCCTGAAGGTACTCGTAAAAAAGCAAAAAAAATGAAAAGTGGTTTTTACCACATTGCAGCAAAAGCCAATATTCCAATTGTGATGTTTTCTTTTGATTATGACCATAAGACGATTCACTGCTTAGGTCACTTAGACCCAAGTGGAAACTATGATGAAGATCTACAAAAGATTTTTGACCGCTATGAAGGAAAAATTTCACCCAAAAATCGTAATTGGCTTGCTGAACCTTTACAAAATCTAGTGAAAAAAACCTAG
- a CDS encoding response regulator transcription factor, translating into MTKILMIEDDFMIAESTITLLQYHQFEVEWVNNGLDGLAQLAKNKFDLILLDLGLPMMDGMQVLKQIRQRAATPVLIISARDQLQNRVDGLNNGADDYLIKPYEFDELLARIHALLRRSGVEAQLANQDQLLQSGDLVLNVELHIATFKGQRIDLSNREWAILIPLMNHPNKIFSKANLEDKLYDFDSDVTSNTIEVYVHHLRAKLGKDFIRTIRGLGYRLGQS; encoded by the coding sequence ATGACAAAAATCTTGATGATTGAAGATGATTTTATGATTGCCGAGTCAACAATAACGTTGCTGCAATATCATCAATTTGAGGTGGAATGGGTCAATAATGGCTTAGATGGTCTGGCTCAATTGGCTAAAAATAAATTCGATTTAATTCTTTTGGACTTAGGCCTCCCTATGATGGATGGCATGCAGGTCTTAAAGCAAATTCGTCAAAGAGCTGCAACGCCAGTGTTAATTATTTCAGCACGAGATCAATTACAAAACCGTGTTGATGGATTAAACAACGGAGCAGATGATTACCTGATAAAACCTTACGAATTTGATGAGCTATTGGCTCGTATCCATGCTTTATTACGCCGTAGTGGAGTAGAGGCTCAGCTTGCGAATCAGGACCAGTTATTACAGAGTGGTGACTTGGTTTTAAATGTTGAACTACATATTGCAACCTTTAAAGGTCAACGGATTGATTTGTCGAACCGTGAATGGGCGATTCTTATTCCTTTGATGAACCACCCAAATAAAATCTTTTCTAAAGCAAATCTTGAAGATAAGTTATATGATTTCGATAGTGATGTGACTAGTAATACCATCGAAGTATATGTGCATCACTTGAGAGCTAAACTTGGGAAAGACTTTATTCGAACTATTCGGGGATTGGGTTACCGTTTAGGACAATCATAG
- a CDS encoding patatin-like phospholipase family protein: MKIAQFASIGFISLALFGCDKFSKTPTPTTSIKAREPVIALALGGGGAKGFSHIGVIKVLESHGIKPKIVTGTSAGSFVGSIYASGQTPYQLQSLALKLQESDIRDLTLNRQGIILGQKLQDYVNRNVGNKPIEKFPIRFAAVATRLDNGQKADFIKGNAGQAVRASCSIPNVFVPATIGKQKYIDGGLVSPIPVKTARDMGADIVIAVDISARPAGNRPANMWGLLDQTINIMGQQSINEELKQANVVIQPKVGHLGTLDLKSSNQAILEGEKAAQAQIRQIEGAIANFKKSPAAFKPTPRPKF; this comes from the coding sequence ATGAAAATTGCTCAATTTGCCAGTATTGGATTTATCTCTCTAGCACTATTTGGCTGTGATAAATTTAGCAAAACACCAACGCCGACTACCTCAATTAAAGCCCGTGAACCTGTCATTGCACTTGCTTTAGGTGGCGGTGGAGCAAAAGGATTTTCACATATTGGTGTGATCAAGGTTTTAGAGTCTCATGGAATTAAACCTAAAATTGTAACGGGTACCAGCGCTGGTAGCTTTGTTGGAAGTATCTACGCGAGTGGGCAAACACCTTATCAATTGCAAAGTCTGGCTCTGAAATTACAAGAGTCTGATATCCGTGATTTAACCCTTAATCGTCAGGGCATTATTCTCGGACAAAAGTTACAAGACTACGTGAACCGTAACGTTGGCAATAAACCTATTGAAAAATTTCCAATCCGTTTTGCAGCCGTGGCAACTCGTCTTGATAATGGACAAAAAGCAGACTTTATTAAAGGTAATGCAGGCCAAGCCGTACGTGCTTCATGCAGTATTCCAAATGTATTTGTACCTGCCACAATCGGTAAACAAAAATATATAGATGGCGGATTAGTCAGTCCAATCCCTGTAAAAACCGCTCGTGATATGGGTGCAGATATTGTGATTGCAGTTGATATTTCAGCGCGTCCAGCAGGGAATCGCCCAGCTAATATGTGGGGATTGCTTGATCAAACTATTAATATTATGGGTCAACAAAGTATTAATGAAGAACTCAAGCAAGCCAATGTGGTCATTCAACCCAAAGTAGGCCATTTAGGTACACTTGACCTCAAATCAAGTAATCAAGCAATTTTGGAAGGTGAAAAAGCTGCTCAAGCTCAAATTCGCCAAATTGAAGGTGCAATTGCAAACTTCAAAAAATCTCCAGCAGCATTTAAGCCCACACCACGCCCTAAATTCTAA
- a CDS encoding ATP-binding protein, with product MHYSLKKRLIWGTSIFSIILGCILIFSAYKVALQEVDEILDTQMRYLAERTAEYPLKTVSSKFDFHKTYHEEDLFVDIWAYKDQAHLSHHLHLLVPPVAQAGFYSHKTNQGLIRTYVLPLKDYQIQISQQEKVREAFAWELAGSMFVPYLIILPFAIFALAAIIRRGLKPIDDFKNELTHRDSEELTPIEVADYPQELLPTIDEMNRLFERISKAQMEQKQFIADAAHELRTPVTALNLQTKILISQLPEHESLQNLSKGLARIQHLVTQLLALAKQDVSLSVIEPTKYFQLNDVALNCVEQLVNLAMQKEIDLGLVRNEPIEMHSVEPTVHSIIFNLIDNAIKYTPHQGVINISVFTDIDGYACIQIEDSGAGIDPEQYDKVLKRFYRVHHHLEVGSGLGLSIVDRATQRLGGTLSLDRSLELGGLSVLVKLPKILHIHETRT from the coding sequence GTGCATTATTCATTAAAAAAACGACTGATTTGGGGCACCTCAATTTTCAGTATCATTTTAGGTTGTATATTAATTTTTAGTGCCTATAAGGTTGCGCTTCAAGAAGTTGACGAAATTTTAGATACTCAAATGCGTTATTTGGCAGAAAGAACAGCTGAATATCCCTTAAAAACGGTAAGTAGTAAGTTTGATTTTCATAAAACCTATCATGAAGAAGATTTATTTGTAGATATCTGGGCGTATAAAGATCAAGCTCATTTATCGCACCATTTACATTTATTGGTTCCACCTGTTGCACAAGCTGGCTTTTATTCGCATAAAACCAACCAAGGTTTAATTCGTACCTATGTTCTGCCTTTAAAAGATTATCAGATCCAGATTAGCCAACAAGAAAAGGTCCGTGAGGCTTTTGCTTGGGAACTTGCGGGGAGTATGTTTGTTCCCTATTTAATTATTTTGCCATTTGCCATTTTTGCTTTAGCCGCGATTATTCGTCGAGGTCTCAAGCCGATTGATGATTTTAAAAATGAACTGACACACCGCGATTCAGAAGAACTGACGCCTATTGAAGTTGCGGACTATCCTCAAGAGTTATTGCCAACCATTGATGAAATGAACCGTTTATTTGAGCGTATATCTAAGGCTCAAATGGAGCAAAAACAGTTTATTGCAGATGCTGCACATGAACTCCGAACTCCTGTCACAGCTCTAAATTTACAAACTAAAATTTTAATCAGTCAACTTCCTGAACATGAGTCTTTGCAAAATCTGAGTAAAGGGTTGGCGCGTATTCAGCATCTGGTCACTCAGCTTTTAGCTTTGGCAAAGCAAGATGTGTCCTTGAGTGTGATTGAACCAACCAAATATTTTCAGCTTAATGATGTCGCTTTGAACTGTGTTGAACAGCTTGTTAATTTAGCCATGCAAAAAGAGATTGATTTAGGACTGGTTCGTAATGAACCTATTGAAATGCATAGTGTTGAACCGACAGTACATTCTATTATTTTTAATTTAATTGATAATGCAATCAAATATACGCCCCACCAAGGTGTAATTAATATTTCAGTTTTTACAGATATAGATGGCTATGCGTGTATTCAAATTGAAGATAGCGGTGCGGGGATTGACCCTGAACAGTACGATAAAGTGTTAAAACGTTTTTATCGTGTACATCACCATCTGGAAGTGGGGAGTGGTTTAGGTTTATCTATTGTTGATCGTGCAACTCAACGTTTAGGTGGAACTTTGTCGCTAGATCGAAGTTTAGAGCTTGGTGGACTTTCGGTTTTGGTTAAACTACCTAAGATTCTACATATTCATGAAACAAGAACTTGA
- a CDS encoding MFS transporter, with protein MWRQQNLYLLLFSLYWAQGLPVGFMTHALPVILRAQGVSLAHIGGFGLLMLPWSIKIFWAPWVDRHALSRLGHYRSWILPAQFLTVGVLCILSFFPIQTLDQPLYLFAFFISLLLMNLTGATQDIATDALAVNLLQHDQQHWGNTFQVIGSRLGFIVGGGAVLWCLDWLTWQPTFLLLAALVFLNTLPVLLFKEPKHNSHSNNEPQLNQQNLVIKIKAYLSYFSQNKELRSWLVVLITFKVADGLAGPLLKPLMVDMGLSFTQIGVYITMLGAVAALTGATIAGGVLKYFSRPTALIVFSVFKIMSLAAYSYLAYAYEQKIPLNVWGVYAVNALEDAFSAMLLVVMLTLVMHYSRKEYAGTDFTFQVSVMATVSGVLYSFSGVLGDAFGYFHYLIAIVIIGVVTLLPIYLWKHAKLHEK; from the coding sequence ATGTGGCGGCAGCAAAATCTGTATCTTCTGCTATTTTCCTTATATTGGGCACAAGGGCTGCCTGTCGGTTTTATGACCCATGCCTTACCCGTTATTTTAAGGGCGCAAGGTGTTTCACTGGCTCACATTGGTGGTTTTGGCTTACTCATGTTGCCTTGGTCAATCAAGATATTTTGGGCGCCGTGGGTTGATCGACATGCACTTTCGCGTTTAGGACATTATCGTAGTTGGATTCTACCCGCTCAGTTTTTGACTGTGGGTGTACTTTGCATTTTGTCTTTTTTCCCTATTCAAACTTTAGACCAGCCTCTTTATTTATTTGCCTTTTTCATTTCACTACTCTTAATGAACTTAACTGGAGCGACACAAGATATTGCAACCGATGCTTTAGCAGTTAATTTGCTGCAACATGACCAGCAACATTGGGGCAATACATTTCAGGTGATTGGTTCCCGACTAGGTTTTATTGTCGGGGGAGGAGCCGTACTCTGGTGCTTAGACTGGTTGACGTGGCAACCCACTTTTTTGCTATTAGCGGCTTTGGTGTTTTTAAATACTTTACCCGTTTTATTATTTAAAGAACCTAAACACAATTCTCATTCAAATAATGAACCTCAACTTAACCAACAAAACTTAGTCATAAAGATTAAGGCCTACTTGAGTTATTTCTCTCAAAATAAAGAGCTTCGTTCTTGGTTGGTTGTACTCATTACTTTTAAAGTAGCAGATGGTTTAGCTGGACCATTACTTAAACCTTTAATGGTTGATATGGGCTTAAGTTTTACTCAAATTGGTGTTTATATCACGATGCTCGGTGCGGTAGCTGCCCTGACAGGGGCGACAATAGCAGGTGGAGTGCTTAAATACTTTTCAAGACCCACGGCTTTAATTGTTTTTTCAGTATTTAAAATTATGAGCTTAGCGGCTTATAGCTATTTAGCTTATGCCTACGAACAGAAAATACCCCTCAATGTTTGGGGCGTTTATGCCGTAAATGCTTTAGAAGATGCATTCTCGGCAATGTTGTTGGTTGTTATGTTGACCTTAGTTATGCATTACAGTCGAAAAGAATATGCGGGTACAGATTTTACCTTTCAGGTTTCAGTCATGGCGACTGTGAGTGGTGTTCTTTATAGTTTCAGTGGAGTGCTTGGAGATGCCTTCGGTTATTTCCATTATTTGATAGCTATTGTCATTATTGGCGTTGTTACTTTGCTTCCTATTTATCTCTGGAAACATGCAAAACTACATGAAAAATAA
- a CDS encoding phosphatase PAP2 family protein, with amino-acid sequence MTKQKRFFQINLILLFLSFFLLLIVFPVGGKIDMYLIQPWMDSTGHFFNRDNWYLVRLNHEIVKQIITTVYVIFLGLWIASFKVEKLKLYRWQYGYMVFVSMLGSSIVGILKSQTAYACPWNMVHPTNLGYVWDFTAKHGHCFPGGHASAGFILMTGYFVYRLERPKHAYFYLIAGIILGFLMGWGQMMRGAHFLSHNLWTAWVIWAVNILLYAIFIHRLEFEKRIKQELV; translated from the coding sequence ATGACTAAGCAAAAACGTTTTTTCCAAATTAATCTTATCTTGCTTTTTTTAAGTTTTTTTCTGCTTTTAATCGTTTTTCCAGTCGGCGGAAAAATTGATATGTACCTTATCCAGCCTTGGATGGATTCAACAGGTCATTTTTTCAATCGGGACAATTGGTATCTTGTACGCCTTAACCATGAAATCGTAAAACAAATCATTACCACTGTTTATGTCATCTTTTTAGGTCTGTGGATTGCGTCATTCAAAGTAGAAAAATTGAAGCTTTATCGCTGGCAATATGGCTATATGGTTTTTGTGAGTATGTTAGGTAGCAGTATTGTCGGCATATTAAAATCACAAACTGCGTATGCTTGCCCTTGGAATATGGTTCATCCTACCAATTTAGGATATGTATGGGATTTTACCGCCAAGCATGGACACTGTTTTCCGGGCGGTCATGCAAGTGCTGGTTTCATCTTAATGACAGGTTATTTTGTTTATCGTCTTGAGCGACCTAAACATGCCTATTTTTATCTTATCGCAGGCATCATCTTAGGCTTTCTGATGGGTTGGGGACAAATGATGCGTGGAGCTCATTTTCTTAGCCATAATTTATGGACAGCTTGGGTCATTTGGGCAGTAAATATCTTACTTTATGCGATTTTTATTCATCGCTTGGAATTTGAAAAACGAATCAAACAAGAACTTGTATAA
- a CDS encoding DcaP family trimeric outer membrane transporter, with product MDLFLNRKSFVIKSLALTVTALMMSGAHAATSDKAEIQQLRKEVEALKALIQQQSQVQQQQQQVQQQQQVQLAEVKAQPVAAPVSPLASLKSKAGADVNLYGFVRGDANYIIEGADNDFNDVSKSTGEAKDKIRATAKTTRLGLDFTAPVNDAKVGGKIEVDFAGTNDGLRIRHAYLTYNNWLFGQTTSNFLSNHAPEMIDFSTNIGGGTKRVPQVRYNFKLAPATQLLVSAEEGDSSGNAKDKDDKWATDGVKYSLPVLTAKLTQGYAGGKGSASARVLVENYKSQTTGDDKTGWGVAAGTDFKVSDPLKLFADASYVVGNNTYLYGSNSAYAVVNNDIEQNEFVAVQVGGTYKILPNLRSTLAYGAQFADDGTDYAKANTSANEKVQQAWLNVIYTPVKPIDLGLEYVNGKRDTFAGKSYKDNRVGLMAKYSF from the coding sequence ATGGATCTATTCCTTAATCGTAAATCTTTCGTTATTAAAAGTTTAGCTCTTACAGTTACAGCTTTAATGATGAGTGGGGCACATGCTGCGACTTCCGACAAAGCGGAAATTCAACAGCTTCGTAAAGAAGTTGAAGCTTTAAAAGCTTTAATTCAACAACAAAGCCAAGTACAGCAACAACAACAGCAAGTACAGCAACAACAGCAAGTTCAATTGGCTGAAGTTAAGGCACAACCTGTTGCTGCACCAGTTTCACCTTTAGCATCATTAAAATCTAAAGCGGGCGCTGATGTGAACCTATATGGTTTTGTTCGTGGGGATGCTAACTATATTATCGAAGGTGCAGACAACGACTTTAATGATGTAAGCAAGTCAACTGGTGAAGCGAAAGATAAAATCCGTGCAACAGCTAAAACGACACGTCTTGGTTTAGATTTTACTGCTCCAGTAAATGACGCTAAAGTTGGTGGTAAAATCGAAGTCGACTTTGCGGGTACAAATGATGGCTTACGTATTCGTCATGCTTACTTGACTTATAACAACTGGTTATTCGGTCAAACAACTTCAAACTTCTTATCTAACCATGCACCAGAAATGATCGACTTCTCGACAAACATTGGTGGTGGTACAAAACGTGTTCCACAAGTGCGTTATAACTTTAAACTTGCTCCAGCAACACAACTATTAGTTTCTGCTGAAGAAGGTGATAGTTCAGGTAATGCTAAAGATAAAGATGATAAGTGGGCAACTGATGGTGTCAAATATAGCTTACCTGTATTAACAGCTAAATTAACCCAAGGGTATGCAGGCGGCAAAGGTTCGGCTTCCGCTCGTGTTTTAGTTGAAAATTATAAATCACAAACTACGGGTGACGACAAAACAGGTTGGGGTGTTGCTGCTGGTACCGACTTTAAAGTATCTGATCCTTTAAAACTATTTGCTGATGCTTCATATGTTGTAGGTAATAATACTTACTTATATGGTAGTAACAGTGCTTATGCAGTAGTAAATAACGATATTGAACAAAATGAATTTGTAGCGGTACAAGTGGGTGGAACTTATAAAATTTTACCTAACTTACGTTCTACTCTAGCGTATGGTGCACAATTCGCTGATGACGGCACTGACTACGCTAAAGCAAATACATCTGCGAATGAAAAAGTTCAACAAGCATGGCTTAATGTGATTTATACACCAGTAAAACCAATTGATTTAGGTCTGGAGTATGTAAACGGTAAGCGTGATACCTTTGCTGGTAAGTCTTACAAAGATAACCGTGTTGGTTTAATGGCTAAATACAGCTTCTAA